A genomic window from Enoplosus armatus isolate fEnoArm2 chromosome 20, fEnoArm2.hap1, whole genome shotgun sequence includes:
- the nog2 gene encoding noggin-2 produces MGLSHTLLFYVLVCVHLGVSQHYLRLRPSPSDHLPVPDLKEDPDPEYDPREQDLAERTLRKKLGSNFDPNFMSISSPMLVNLSASDNQVKLQGPMPNEIKKLDLTETPYGKRVKVGKKARRKFLQWLWTYTHCPVVYTWKDLGVRFWPRYIKEGNCFSERSCSFPEGMSCKPVKSINKIFLRWYCQGFLRQKYCTWIQVQYPIISECKCSC; encoded by the coding sequence ATGGGCCTCTCACACACGCTGCTCTTTTACGTGCTGGTGTGCGTTCACCTTGGAGTTTCCCAGCATTACCTTCGCCTCCGTCCATCGCCCAGTGATCACCTCCCCGTGCCCGACCTCAAGGAGGACCCCGACCCGGAGTACGACCCCCGGGAGCAGGACTTGGCCGAGAGGACTCTGAGGAAAAAGCTCGGCAGCAACTTTGACCCCAACTTCATGTCCATCAGCTCGCCCATGCTGGTGAACCTCTCCGCGTCAGACAACCAGGTGAAGCTGCAGGGGCCCATGCCTAACGAGATTAAAAAGCTGGACCTCACGGAGACCCCCTATGGGAAGCGGGTAAAAGTGGGCAAGAAAGCCCGCAGGAAATTTCTGCAGTGGCTGTGGACCTATACGCACTGCCCAGTGGTGTACACCTGGAAGGATTTGGGCGTGAGGTTCTGGCCACGTTACATCAAGGAGGGAAACTGTTTCTCTGAGCGCTCTTGCTCCTTCCCCGAGGGGATGTCTTGCAAACCCGTCAAGTCAATCAACAAGATTTTCCTCCGGTGGTATTGTCAAGGCTTTCTAAGACAGAAATACTGTACGTGGATACAGGTGCAATACCCAATCATCTCAGAGTGCAAGTGTTCGTGCTGA